One genomic segment of Amycolatopsis sp. WQ 127309 includes these proteins:
- a CDS encoding zinc-binding dehydrogenase, producing the protein MEAIMATRFGGPEVLTPVTLPTPEPAEGHLRVDVAYAGVGWLDTLIRRGDAPPGFAVTPPYVPGGAVAGTVTALGPGVTADWLGARVVTRAVAGGYADTAIADTGFAFRVPDGLGLPEALAVLDDGSTALALLEKTPVTAGDDVLVLPGLGGLGSLLVQLPRDAVVIAAVRGPEKVKLAHDLGVRAVDYGSPDWASEVPGVDVVFDGVGGALGAAALSLLRDGGRFSGYGMSSGTPTTVPSADHRRLASVADMSQLPEFWPETPRRVRQALSEAAAGRLIPLIGRTYPLTEAAAAHTDFEKRRAVGKILLHP; encoded by the coding sequence ATGGAAGCGATCATGGCCACCCGGTTCGGCGGACCCGAGGTCCTGACCCCTGTCACGCTACCCACGCCCGAGCCCGCCGAGGGTCATCTGCGCGTCGACGTCGCGTACGCCGGCGTGGGCTGGCTCGACACACTCATCCGGCGCGGCGACGCCCCGCCGGGGTTCGCGGTGACGCCGCCGTACGTGCCGGGTGGAGCCGTCGCGGGCACGGTCACCGCGCTCGGGCCGGGCGTGACCGCGGACTGGCTGGGCGCACGCGTCGTCACCCGGGCGGTGGCCGGCGGCTACGCGGACACGGCCATCGCGGACACCGGATTCGCCTTCCGCGTCCCGGACGGCCTCGGGCTGCCGGAGGCCTTGGCGGTCCTGGACGACGGCAGCACGGCGCTGGCCCTGCTGGAAAAGACGCCGGTCACGGCGGGCGACGACGTCCTGGTGCTGCCGGGCCTGGGCGGGCTCGGCAGCCTCCTGGTGCAGCTGCCCCGCGACGCCGTGGTGATCGCGGCGGTCCGCGGCCCGGAGAAGGTGAAGCTGGCCCACGACCTGGGCGTCCGGGCGGTCGACTACGGCTCACCGGACTGGGCTTCGGAGGTGCCCGGCGTCGACGTCGTCTTCGACGGCGTCGGAGGCGCCCTGGGAGCGGCGGCCCTGTCCCTCCTGCGCGACGGCGGCCGGTTCTCCGGCTACGGCATGAGCAGCGGAACCCCGACGACGGTCCCGTCGGCCGACCACCGCCGGCTGGCATCGGTGGCGGACATGTCCCAGCTCCCGGAGTTCTGGCCGGAGACGCCCCGAAGGGTGCGCCAGGCCCTGTCCGAGGCGGCGGCGGGCCGCCTGATCCCGCTGATCGGCCGGACGTACCCCCTGACGGAAGCCGCGGCGGCCCACACGGACTTCGAGAAACGCCGAGCGGTGGGCAAGATCCTCCTGCACCCGTGA